From one Myxococcota bacterium genomic stretch:
- a CDS encoding nuclear transport factor 2 family protein, producing MTRKTINDAFGGQLTTLEEQRRIWQDALHEDAIWEGPTFERPICVIGREATGRFMELLLSVVPRFSTTLVAAYPTSDPDTTIIESHGGGPTVDGGRYTQRYFSLITVRDGQAFRMREYCNPFQTYKAFGKERWERACDEIMAKYNKPWPKSQPPDPITLPKVG from the coding sequence ATGACTCGCAAGACCATCAACGACGCCTTCGGCGGCCAGCTCACCACGCTCGAGGAGCAGCGGCGCATCTGGCAGGACGCGCTGCACGAGGACGCCATCTGGGAAGGCCCGACCTTCGAGCGTCCGATCTGCGTGATCGGGCGCGAAGCCACGGGCCGCTTCATGGAGCTCTTGCTCAGCGTGGTGCCGCGCTTCTCCACCACCCTGGTCGCCGCCTATCCGACGAGTGACCCGGACACGACCATCATCGAGTCACACGGCGGCGGGCCCACCGTCGACGGCGGGCGCTACACGCAGCGCTACTTCTCGCTGATCACCGTGCGCGATGGCCAGGCGTTCCGCATGCGCGAGTACTGCAATCCGTTCCAGACCTACAAGGCGTTCGGCAAGGAGCGCTGGGAACGGGCCTGCGACGAGATCATGGCCAAGTACAACAAGCCCTGGCCGAAGTCACAGCCGCCCGACCCGATCACGCTGCCGAAGGTCGGGTGA
- a CDS encoding acyl-CoA dehydrogenase family protein: MSASAPSGPELVERARALRGRVATFSERAEAERTLPAELARALADAGLFRIAVSRSAGGAEATPREQILAIEAISEADGAAGWTLMIGIEVLGFASAQLRPDVAEELIAKRPETIFSGALNPLGRARPVQGGFIASGRWPFASGCLHSDWFWGQCVIEGGGPTQTVEVLVPRSEFRVLDTWHVAGLRGSGSHDVEIEDVFVPERLTTVVGRGPVYQTGPLFRMPPFSRLAYNKIGVATGIARGALDAFVALASERVPRGMRAPLRERRLAQEAIAEAETRLRSARAFAFETVEELWAEVLAGRAPDAKQRALVQLACCKAVSESARAVEIVHAAAGTAANLLSSPLERRMRDVHVVGQHIMVSPALIEPASRVLLGLPSGTFFF; encoded by the coding sequence ATGAGCGCGTCCGCGCCGTCCGGCCCCGAGCTGGTGGAGCGCGCGCGGGCTCTGCGCGGCCGGGTGGCGACTTTCTCCGAGCGCGCGGAGGCGGAGCGAACCCTGCCCGCCGAGCTGGCGCGCGCGCTCGCCGACGCCGGCCTGTTCCGGATCGCGGTGTCTCGCAGCGCGGGCGGCGCCGAGGCCACGCCGCGCGAGCAGATCCTCGCGATCGAGGCGATCTCCGAAGCCGATGGCGCGGCCGGCTGGACGCTCATGATCGGCATCGAGGTGCTGGGCTTCGCGAGCGCGCAGCTCCGGCCCGACGTCGCCGAAGAGCTGATCGCCAAGCGGCCCGAGACGATCTTCTCGGGCGCGCTGAACCCGCTGGGCCGGGCGCGTCCGGTGCAGGGCGGCTTCATCGCGAGCGGGCGTTGGCCGTTCGCGAGCGGGTGTCTGCACAGTGACTGGTTCTGGGGTCAGTGCGTGATCGAGGGCGGCGGCCCGACGCAGACGGTCGAGGTGCTGGTGCCGCGCTCGGAGTTCCGGGTGCTCGACACCTGGCACGTCGCGGGGCTGCGCGGCTCCGGGAGTCATGACGTCGAGATCGAGGACGTGTTCGTCCCCGAGCGCCTCACCACGGTGGTCGGCCGCGGACCGGTGTACCAGACCGGCCCGCTGTTCCGCATGCCGCCGTTCAGCCGGCTCGCGTACAACAAGATCGGCGTGGCGACGGGCATCGCGCGCGGCGCGCTCGACGCGTTCGTGGCGCTGGCGTCCGAGCGCGTGCCGCGCGGCATGCGCGCGCCGCTGCGCGAGCGGCGGCTCGCCCAGGAGGCGATCGCCGAGGCCGAGACACGGCTGCGCTCGGCGCGCGCGTTCGCGTTCGAGACCGTCGAGGAGCTGTGGGCCGAGGTGCTCGCCGGCCGCGCGCCCGACGCAAAGCAGCGCGCGCTGGTCCAGCTCGCCTGCTGCAAGGCGGTGAGCGAGTCGGCGCGCGCGGTCGAGATCGTGCACGCGGCGGCGGGCACGGCCGCGAACCTGCTGTCGAGCCCGCTCGAGCGGCGCATGCGCGACGTGCACGTGGTGGGGCAACACATCATGGTGTCGCCCGCGCTGATCGAGCCCGCCTCGCGCGTGCTGCTCGGCCTGCCCTCCGGCACGTTCTTCTTCTAG
- a CDS encoding pyridoxamine 5'-phosphate oxidase family protein — protein sequence MLTPDMKRVVEEQRLGFVATVCPDGSPNLSPKGTTAVWDDQHLAFANVRSPGTVANLRHNPAVEVNVVDPFARKGYRFKGTGSVLETGQLHDRLVDFFRKRGVSSPIHGVVLIRVTSAQFVDSPAYDRGESEAELRARWQRHFARLGEGIGSD from the coding sequence ATGCTCACCCCCGACATGAAGCGCGTGGTCGAGGAGCAGCGGCTCGGCTTCGTCGCCACCGTGTGCCCAGACGGCAGCCCGAACCTCTCGCCCAAGGGCACGACCGCGGTCTGGGACGACCAGCACCTGGCGTTCGCGAACGTGCGCTCGCCCGGCACGGTCGCGAACCTGAGACACAATCCGGCCGTCGAGGTGAACGTGGTCGATCCGTTCGCGCGCAAGGGCTACCGCTTCAAGGGCACGGGCTCGGTGCTCGAGACGGGGCAGCTCCACGACCGGCTCGTGGACTTCTTCCGCAAGCGCGGGGTCTCAAGTCCGATTCACGGCGTGGTGCTGATTCGGGTCACGAGCGCGCAATTCGTCGACTCGCCCGCCTACGACCGCGGCGAGAGCGAGGCCGAGCTGCGGGCGCGCTGGCAGCGGCACTTCGCGCGCCTGGGCGAAGGGATCGGCAGCGACTAG